The Arachis ipaensis cultivar K30076 chromosome B05, Araip1.1, whole genome shotgun sequence nucleotide sequence attattatttagctAAACCCTTATTATATGATTCGTTTAATATGaataaataattttgattttttatttttgccgATTTTTAATGGAAAATCGTGTAATCAAAGACTTCGAGGTTGGAAAGGTCCATTCCATAGAGTAGATATTGACAAGGTTTAGCCCAAAAAAAGATTTTTCATTAAACTAACCGATGATTGAGTGAAATAATAAACACTTATTCTTTctaattggtgattttaactttaaatcatgaatataaattttttttatagtatctTTAAATGAGAACAACTAAAAAACCAAAAGCATATCAGCAAAAAATCAGTCAAAATATGTTTGGCCTCCATGAAAAATTGGGTTTTGGTTTGTGCTCTGTGATCTCaggagcagttttcaaacatattattcaaaaagtgaTTCTAATTAAACgattttgtttactttttggctgatcaccttttggttccatatacttttcctctTTAAATTTGATAGATTAATCTGTCTGAATCTTATATGTTACACGTTTTTAAGATCTCGTTTTTAAGATATGCAAAGTAATGTATTATACAAggtaaaaactcaggtgaagtcgacttcacatgaagttgatatctgataaccgttagatgaaaatttagtcaaatcagtcaaattatctaacagctctcagatatcaactttacGTCAAGTTGATTCCACCTGAATTTCTACCATTATACAATTATTATTTGTTACACGTAAAtgtaatttctttattttattgttattatcaaAAGAcaagttattattgttattgaaaaGAGGAGCTTCGCTGGAAGAAAATGGAGGAAACAGTGTTGGCAGCAAAGTGAGCCATTCATTTGAGAAGATGACGATGAAGATTGTGGGCCCCACTCTCTTTGTCCACACACGCCATTCTCTATCCATCCATCGCTCCCTATTTTCCATTTCATTTTCCACTTCCAATCTCCAAATACaattaacttaaacaataaacatGTAAGAAAATTTCTAAGTGTTCCGTCGTACTGGTGTTTCAgttatttttaaccgttgatcttaattataaaaaatatatataatatatataattaagatcaatggTTAAAAATGATTTATACACCGGTACATGATCCACTTGAAAATCTTCCAAACATATATTCATATTTATTTACTACCaactacttatttatttattttattttattttccattgaaACACAGTTAGTACCTTATCTCCCTGCTTGTACTCAGGTTTCAACTCTCAACCTCTTCAATTtcaatactctctctctctttctctctctcacaaTAAGTCATATTAAGTtatatatttttctgtttagATGTGTGAACTTGGAATTGGAATCTTAGAATTGTTGTACATGAATTACCAGATGTGTTTGCATTTGTATGTAGGTTTCACAAAGATATTGGAGTTGCAGTCATTTATCAATACAAAATACTTGCTTGATAAAATTTTGACTTTTGGTTGATGAATCTTTACCAAAAAATTAACATGTTGAGATTTTCTTAGATGACAAAGCTGGCACAGCAGAGAACACAAATCCCAAGGATGAAACATCCTCTGCAGATTCACAGGCTGGACGAACTTCTGGACCCGCAACTGGGTTTCCAGCCAACCCTTTCGATTTCTCTGCCATGTCTGGTCTTCTCAATGTATATCACTGTCtcctttctttttgtattttGTCATATGCTTATATCTATCATACCTTTTGTATTTATTGATATTATGGCTATTTTATACGATGAGTATGATTTTTGGATGCACATTTGAGCATGTCACTGCTTATTCTGAGTTTGCTGTTTTCATCAATTTGTGTCTTTCCAAGCCTATGGTTGGAGTGCCATGATTTATAAGGGAAAGAAAATCTGAACTTTTTCAGTGATCTTACTGTTGGCACTGAAACTTAAGTAGTTATTCCAAATTCATATATTCTATGTGCACTCCAAAATCTATCACCAAATTCAAATACAAAACACACATTGAAAGTATGTTGAAATCAAATCATTTTACAATTCCGTTGTGTTCCAAACACACCCTTAAGGTTTGTCTGTAATTGAAATCCATTCATGAATCTCAAAGAATTTGTATTCCATAATTGCTATTTCTTGATAAGCGCTTACTAATACTAAAATGCGGAATTCATAGGATCCAAGCATCAAAGAATTGGCTGAACAGATAGCAAAAGATCCATCATTCAATCAGATGGCTGAGCAGCTTCAGAAGAGCTTTCAAGGTGCACCACAGGAGGGTATCCCCAACTTTGATAATCAGCAATATTATCAAACCATGCAACAAGTTATGCAGAATCCTAATTTTATGACCATGGCTGAACGTTTGGGTAATGCATTGATGCAGGTATTTGTTATTTATTAAACTTCTCCATTGTATTCTTTGTTCCATGGCAGTATTTCCAGTTATAAAATGTATATATGCCGTTTCATGTCTATTTTGCAGGATCCATCAATGTCTGCCATGCTTGAAAGTTTTACAAATCCAACAAACAAAGAACAGCTTGAAGAGAGAATGGCACGCATCAAGGACGATCCATCTTTGAAACATATCTTAGACGAGATAGAGAACGGCGGTCCTGCTGCTATGATGAAGTTTAGACACTAACATATCTTTCTGTTATCTTCTAGTGTTTTTAAAATTTCGATATGTTTTGAAGTGATAAATTTCATGCAGATACTGGAATAACGAGGAGGCTTTACGGAAGTTGGGGCAAGCAATGGGCCTTCCAACTTCTGCAGATGCAGCTGCTTCTGCTGAAAATCCAGGGGCAGATGAGACTGAAGATGTGGGAAATGAAGATGAATCACTTGTTCATCACACTGCTAGtattggtgatgtggaggtacTATGTCAATACAACACTTTCTGTATATGTACACATGCTTTGAACCTTTTTGCCTTCTTTTAAAGAATCATGAATATTTATGTTTTGGTTGTATTATCCTCAAAATTCCTTCCACTTTCATTTCTTATGTTATTTGAAAAGAATTCCTCTTGTAAGGTTGTGGAGGGAACAAAGAAATAGTCTAAGTAGGAACTTGGATATTATTTCATTTTCTGAATCCTGTAGGTTAAAACCTTCTAATTTTCTATACACCAACCCCGTGTTAAATTAATGGAAATCAGGTGTGTATTAAGTTTGTATTTTGCATATCATTCTGTAGCAATGGGTTGTTtgcttaatttcttttgttaactTTGAAGGAACATAAACTAAACAGAACTAAAATTGTCTGTATTATTGAGTGTTTATTTGATTGTTAACCTTCATGCAGCTGATCTTATATTGTCCAATTCAGCCATTGTTGTATCTGggcataatttgaaaaaaaaaaatttgacagCTAACATTTTATTTAATCAAATAGGGCTTGAAAAATGCACTAGCCTCTGGTGGCGACAAGGATGAAGAAGATGCCGAGGGAAGAACTGCTTTACATTTTGCATGTGGATATGGCGAGGTATACTAGTATTAAAGTTCCTCCTTGGTTCTCTCCTACAAAGCTGCACACACAAAATAAAAGAGAATCAGGAATGTAAATTTTATGACTATCATTAGGCTCTTGCTTTCTATGGCTTAACGGACACTGTTGATATGATTCCAGGTGAAGTGTGCACAAGTTCTGATTGAGGCTGGAGCAAAAGTGGATGCTTTGGATAAGAATAAGAACACAGCTCTTCATTATGCAGCTGGCTATGGCAGGAAGGAGTGTGTTGCCCTACTCCTTGAAAATGGTGCTGCAGTGTAAGTATCAAGTATAATTAGTCTTTTCAGATTGTGCTTAATTAGTATAATTTGTTTGTCCTTAATTACCTCTTTCAATTTGCAGTACTCTCCAGAACATGGACGGTAAAACTCCTATAGATGTTGCGAAGCTAAACAATCAAAGTGATGTCTTAGAGCTGCTTGAAAAAGATGCTTTCCTGTAGTTGTAAGCCATAATGAATGCCATGTTGTAAGCAACAAAGAAAAAagtgggaaaaaaaaaagaagggaaaTGAGAGGAAAAGTTGCCATGTGAGTGATATGATATCTTTTGGTTTTATCCAAGTTTAATTTGTTGTGTGTAAAAACTATATTGATTCCTTTGCAAGTGTTGGATGTCAGTCCATCATAAAATTTGATCTCTCTGTAACTTGTTATGCATGGATTGTGTTACACTGCATGCTTTTGTAGTATTTTGTAGTATTCATCCTTGATACCTAATGCGTTCATGAATAAATTAGCTCGAGATTTATAAGAGTAATTTTAtagttttttaataaaagaaaatagtaGTTACTACAACAAATATGTTTATGATAACAATAATAGTTTGGATATAATTCAAAGCTTCAAAACTAATGTTAAACAACATTGAAGAGAACTTTTAGAgtaaggcttggtttggtaaagttttttGAAGAGGTGTTTATGTTttctgttacgatgggtaactggAGATTATTGGGTTGAATTAGTTTggctggcccaatcgtctgaatgAGGAAGTATCCAAGCGGATTGATGATCCAAGGTCCCGTCCGACTTCGGTATGAGAGAATGGGGGGtgatacctgcaaagacactccgatgccaaagtcagcaaagggagcaaaacaaatctagagagtattgggcttcTGAGATACCTGAGaaatgtcagtgtatttatagtggtgaacccataaccaccgttggtCTAGTTCCGTTATTTATGGGGagtaaccgtccctttatcttagggaggttgagatatggctccaggaagtgggtagagagattttaggggcagttactcatttgaatgggtgtttatctgccagctaatcttcgtcccgacttctttagagcaagtcgtggtagGGACCGACTTCGTGGGGTGAAGGTCGATGTAGGgtgaggctcaatcctttggattgggcctttcgtTTGGACCTGGGTCTTAtcattgggtcagggtatgaacactttCTAAAAgctgttattttgtatttggtaaataaaaaagatggcaAATGATTCGATGGTCCCaaaacgtttggaccattaaatgatcctataacaaaacatgttttttaagtttttttaataattgttaaatagtccttttctaattttaattacaaattaatcccatatattttatttaattataaaaactatttttattttataaatttttattttatcattaatctattatgtttattaacaataaaaaagaaaaacaataacgaattagatatTCTATTGATCGTAATAAACTTTTTGGCTATTTCAATCGATTAAAAGATTATATTTGATCCGTGACGTTCGTACAGGGCTCTGAAATCATGTTTCTTTGAAAATCAATCAATTGGAttatcaaaacaatcgattgaatttcagatttccataactcaatcgattggactacaggttgttatcacaaaacaatcgattgaaaattgcaaGACAACATGGTTTTCGCTcgcaaaaatcaatcgattggttatATTAAACGCCTgggtttttaataattcaatgaggtctcacaattcaatcgattggttgtgttacCCAATCTATTGAAGTCATCAaaacaaccaatcgattgaattgtgagacctcAGGTTGTTTTGAAACATTTAATTGATTGGGTAGTATaagcaatcgattgaattaaAAACCCACATTTTAGTCGTTGTTCAATGGAttggtaatatgaccaatcgattgatttttgcaAAAACCATGCTCCCTTGTAATTtttaatcgattgttttgtgataacaatccaatcgattgagttatggaaacctgaaattcaatcgattgttttgataatccaatcgattggttTTCAAATAAACACGATTTTACAGCCCTGGATGAACGTCACGGATCAAATATAatcttttaatcgattggaatagCCAACAAAtttattacgatcaatggaagatctaattcgttattgtttttgttttttattgttaataaatataatagattaatgataaaataaaaatttataaaataaaaaatagtttttatgattaaataaaatatatgggattaatttgtaattaaaattagataagaaCTATTTAtcagttattaaaaaacttaaaaaacatgttttattATGGGACTATTTAATGGTCTAAACGTTCTGGGACCATCGAATCCGGTGTCCTATGACCTCACAATTTGTCCATGTGTCTGCgttaactaattttaaatttaacgTTTACATTtgtctattataatatttttaaattttaaaagctattttatcaaACGTAATTGTTATTACTTGTATTTattgaaaactatttttaatttaatttaccaaatataaatgttataacttttaaaaaatcatcttttaaaaattagttttataaactacttttaaaaaataaaagttttatCAAACTAAACCTAAATACATTATTATTGGTAAGGGTAACTTACCATACAATAAAACTTGAGAATATATTCTTTAGTGATAAAAGTTGACAAAAATCATAATAGTGTGATATATAAATTTTCCACACTAATTTGAAAGATGATACTTAATAAAATACATAACAGAAAAAATGAATAGATTAAAATTATGAGAGTTTGTTCTATACAAATAC carries:
- the LOC107645043 gene encoding ankyrin repeat domain-containing protein 2A, with protein sequence MNDQDYIAADDKAGTAENTNPKDETSSADSQAGRTSGPATGFPANPFDFSAMSGLLNDPSIKELAEQIAKDPSFNQMAEQLQKSFQGAPQEGIPNFDNQQYYQTMQQVMQNPNFMTMAERLGNALMQDPSMSAMLESFTNPTNKEQLEERMARIKDDPSLKHILDEIENGGPAAMMKYWNNEEALRKLGQAMGLPTSADAAASAENPGADETEDVGNEDESLVHHTASIGDVEGLKNALASGGDKDEEDAEGRTALHFACGYGEVKCAQVLIEAGAKVDALDKNKNTALHYAAGYGRKECVALLLENGAAVTLQNMDGKTPIDVAKLNNQSDVLELLEKDAFL